The following coding sequences lie in one Streptomyces sp. ALI-76-A genomic window:
- a CDS encoding type I polyketide synthase, with protein MEDVDKLRSYLRRAVGDAQHLRERVRELEESAREPIAVVGVGCRFPGGVTSPEGLWGLVSDGVDAVGDFPSDRGWDVEALYDPDPEAHGKTYTRSGGFLHDLPEFDAEFFGISPREALAMDPQQRLMLETSWEALERAGIDPARLRGTQTGVFTGIYGVDYGPRMGGGAAGEVEGFTLTGTYLSVASGRVAYVLGLQGPAVSTDTACSASLVAVHQAVRSLRSGECTLALAGGVSTLPTPGMFVELSRQRGVSVDGRCKAFAEAADGTGFSEGAGVLVLERLSDARRNGRRVWAVIRGSAINQDGASNGLTAPNGLAQQRVVRAALADADLTARDVDAVEAHGTGTRLGDPLEAEALLATYGQDRDPGSPLWLGSLKSNIGHTQAAAGVGGMIKMIMAMRHGVMPRTLHVDRPSTHVDWSAGAVELLTEARDWPNAPGRPRRAGVSSFGISGTNAHLILEQAPEPAEAPEPAEAPEPAETSRAPQTPEEAPGQDRAPAREPGVLPWVLSARSEQALREQALRLRDHVAADAAVPLADVGHALVTTRSLFEHRQVIVGTDRDALLTALSAVAAGHEPGSAPAVSGVARPVGKTVFVFPGQGAQWVAMGRELWETSPVFAEQLRACAEALDPWVSWSLIDTVCAGPDSADLEDIDVVQPVLFAVMVSLARVWQSLGVTPDVVIGHSQGEIAAAYIAGALTLEDAAKVVALRSRLLATVAGQGSMAGILLPEQRVRELLAGQESRIGIAAVNGPGSTTVSGETGAVEDLVEACRAEGARARLIKSSVPGHSPLMDRFADRLPRELGRITPAPTPVEIYSTVTGHPIDPTALDEAYWYRNLREPVQFAAAMGRLVGQEPDSAVVELSPHPLLVMNTQEMFDTTPGATGFVVGSLRRGEGGLARLYQSAAEAFVAGVEVAWQAAFPGRDGRWAELPTYAFQRQRYWLNTPQETTTGATSDHPLLDAVVDLPAGVEGGGVVGGGRLSLERHPWLAEHVVHGAHLVPATVPVELAAWAAHKAGFDTVDDLTLETPLVLSRTAEREIRVVLDGTGAVSVHSRGEGETAWTRNAVGTVGASAPAQDSLTAWPPPGATPVPVEQEYARLAALGFDHGPLFRGLKAVWRQGGTLFAEVELPAAGGTGQDRFRIHPALLHTALLPAGPGGSADASLPEGRLPHRATGIRLGSARPAALRVRLAPAGENTLSVTLADDRGTPVGGIASLTLRPADVGQLTALGFDHQDALFRLDWDPVSAPAGTATGAYAVLGTPAFPAPGAAVFASLGELAAADGPVPPVVLAAVDRADPDGKDTPAAVEHVLHQVLHRTRDWLSDDRFAESRLVVVTRGAFHDGQVPRPDPAAAAVWGFVRSAQTENPGRFTLVDTDDQPASWALLPAAATTGEDQLRIRAGALTTPRLARADGGSRAGDAPALGSGTVLVTGGTSGLGALLARHLVDRHGVRRLLLTSRRGPAAPEAAGLAAELTGAGAHVDIAACDVTSRDSVAALLAAVPDEHPLTAVVHCAGVLDDGVVEALTEDRLDAVLAPKVRGAWHLHELTRPLDLSAFVLFSSVASVLGTAGQANYAAANAFLNGLADARRADGLPATALCWGFWAQRSEMSADLDDTDLVRLQRQGVLPMSTQEGLALFDAAVSVDGEPVLVPARLNLAARAGHLGSPLLRGLTGTPAAPQGRESADGSLAQTLASLPPADAEAALLDAVRAQTATVLGHADSARIGPSVAFKELGIDSLTALELRNKLAAVTGLKLPATLVFDHPSPSGLARFLTERIAPGAAAGPQSPATHLVKEIEGLGARLQDAFAELAAEERTTISTLLGELHGRVRSSASAAAPAGIADQISSASAGELLALLDKELG; from the coding sequence GTGGAGGATGTCGACAAGCTCCGGTCCTATCTGCGTCGTGCCGTCGGCGACGCGCAGCACCTGCGTGAGCGCGTGCGCGAGCTCGAGGAGTCCGCGCGTGAGCCCATCGCGGTCGTGGGGGTGGGGTGTCGCTTCCCGGGTGGGGTGACGTCCCCCGAGGGACTGTGGGGCCTGGTGTCCGACGGCGTGGACGCGGTGGGCGACTTCCCGTCGGACCGCGGCTGGGACGTGGAGGCGCTGTACGACCCGGACCCCGAGGCGCACGGGAAGACGTACACCCGCTCGGGCGGGTTCCTGCACGATCTGCCCGAGTTCGACGCGGAGTTCTTCGGCATCAGCCCGCGCGAGGCGCTGGCGATGGATCCGCAGCAGCGGCTGATGCTGGAGACGTCGTGGGAGGCGCTGGAGCGGGCGGGCATCGACCCGGCCCGGCTGCGGGGCACGCAGACCGGGGTGTTCACCGGGATCTACGGCGTCGACTACGGCCCCCGGATGGGCGGCGGCGCGGCCGGCGAGGTCGAGGGCTTCACCCTCACCGGGACCTACCTCAGCGTGGCCTCGGGCCGGGTGGCGTACGTGCTCGGTCTTCAGGGCCCGGCGGTGTCGACCGACACCGCGTGCTCGGCGTCGCTCGTCGCCGTCCACCAGGCCGTGCGGTCCCTGCGGTCCGGGGAGTGCACGCTGGCGCTGGCCGGCGGGGTGTCGACGCTGCCGACGCCGGGGATGTTCGTGGAGCTGTCCCGGCAGCGGGGGGTGTCGGTCGACGGGCGGTGCAAGGCGTTCGCGGAGGCGGCCGACGGCACCGGCTTCTCCGAGGGCGCGGGCGTACTGGTCCTGGAGCGGCTGTCGGACGCGCGGCGCAACGGGCGCCGCGTCTGGGCGGTGATCCGCGGCTCGGCGATCAACCAGGACGGCGCGTCGAACGGGCTGACCGCGCCGAACGGGCTGGCGCAGCAGCGGGTCGTCCGGGCGGCCCTGGCCGACGCGGACCTGACCGCCCGTGACGTGGACGCCGTGGAGGCGCACGGGACCGGCACGCGGCTGGGCGACCCGCTGGAGGCGGAGGCGCTGCTGGCCACCTACGGGCAGGACAGGGACCCGGGCAGCCCGCTGTGGCTGGGGTCGTTGAAGTCGAACATCGGCCATACGCAGGCGGCGGCCGGCGTCGGCGGCATGATCAAGATGATCATGGCGATGCGGCACGGGGTCATGCCCCGCACGCTGCACGTGGACCGTCCCTCGACGCACGTGGACTGGTCGGCCGGAGCGGTGGAACTGCTCACCGAGGCCCGCGACTGGCCGAACGCACCGGGCCGGCCCCGGCGCGCGGGCGTGTCGTCCTTCGGCATCAGCGGCACCAACGCCCACCTCATCCTGGAGCAGGCCCCCGAACCCGCCGAGGCCCCCGAACCCGCCGAGGCCCCCGAACCCGCCGAGACCTCCCGGGCCCCGCAGACCCCCGAGGAGGCCCCCGGGCAGGACCGGGCCCCCGCCCGTGAGCCCGGCGTGCTGCCGTGGGTGCTGTCGGCGCGCTCCGAGCAGGCGCTGCGCGAGCAGGCGCTGCGGCTGCGCGACCACGTCGCCGCCGATGCCGCCGTGCCGCTCGCCGACGTCGGCCACGCGCTGGTGACGACGCGGTCGCTGTTCGAGCACCGCCAGGTGATCGTCGGCACCGACCGCGACGCCCTGCTCACCGCCCTGTCCGCCGTGGCCGCGGGCCACGAGCCCGGCTCCGCCCCAGCGGTGTCCGGCGTCGCCCGGCCGGTCGGCAAGACGGTGTTCGTCTTCCCCGGCCAGGGGGCCCAGTGGGTCGCGATGGGCCGGGAGCTGTGGGAGACCTCCCCGGTCTTCGCCGAGCAGCTGCGCGCCTGCGCCGAGGCGCTCGACCCGTGGGTGTCCTGGTCGCTGATCGACACCGTGTGCGCCGGACCCGACTCGGCCGACCTGGAGGACATCGACGTCGTCCAGCCGGTGCTGTTCGCCGTGATGGTGTCGCTGGCCCGGGTGTGGCAGTCGCTGGGCGTGACCCCGGACGTGGTGATCGGCCACTCCCAGGGCGAGATCGCCGCCGCCTACATCGCCGGCGCCCTGACCCTGGAGGACGCGGCCAAGGTCGTGGCCCTGCGGTCCCGGCTGCTGGCCACCGTCGCCGGACAGGGCAGCATGGCCGGGATCCTGCTGCCCGAACAGCGCGTGCGGGAACTGCTGGCGGGACAGGAGTCCCGGATCGGCATCGCCGCGGTGAACGGACCCGGCTCCACGACGGTCTCCGGCGAGACCGGGGCGGTCGAGGACCTGGTCGAGGCCTGCCGGGCCGAGGGCGCCCGCGCGCGGCTGATCAAGTCCAGCGTTCCCGGCCACTCGCCGCTGATGGACCGGTTCGCCGACCGGCTCCCGCGGGAGCTGGGCCGTATCACCCCGGCGCCCACGCCGGTCGAGATCTACTCCACGGTCACCGGCCACCCGATCGACCCGACGGCGCTGGACGAGGCCTACTGGTACCGCAACCTGCGCGAACCGGTCCAGTTCGCGGCGGCGATGGGACGCCTGGTCGGGCAGGAGCCCGACAGCGCGGTCGTCGAACTCAGCCCGCACCCCCTTCTGGTGATGAACACGCAGGAGATGTTCGACACCACCCCCGGTGCCACCGGCTTCGTGGTGGGGTCCCTGCGCCGCGGCGAGGGCGGCCTCGCCCGGCTGTACCAGTCGGCGGCGGAGGCCTTCGTCGCGGGCGTCGAGGTGGCGTGGCAGGCGGCGTTCCCGGGCCGGGACGGCCGGTGGGCCGAGCTGCCCACGTACGCCTTCCAGCGGCAGCGCTACTGGCTGAACACCCCTCAGGAGACCACCACCGGCGCCACCTCGGACCACCCGCTGCTCGACGCCGTGGTCGATCTGCCCGCCGGTGTTGAGGGCGGCGGAGTGGTGGGCGGCGGACGCCTGTCGCTGGAGCGCCACCCCTGGCTCGCCGAGCACGTGGTCCACGGCGCCCACCTGGTGCCGGCGACCGTACCGGTGGAGCTGGCGGCGTGGGCCGCGCACAAGGCCGGGTTCGACACCGTCGACGACCTCACCCTGGAGACCCCGCTGGTGCTGTCCCGCACGGCCGAGCGGGAGATCCGCGTCGTGCTCGACGGCACGGGCGCCGTCAGCGTGCACTCGCGCGGCGAGGGCGAGACCGCGTGGACGCGCAACGCCGTCGGCACCGTCGGCGCCTCGGCACCCGCTCAGGACTCCCTCACCGCCTGGCCCCCGCCGGGCGCCACCCCGGTGCCGGTCGAGCAGGAGTACGCCCGGCTGGCCGCCCTCGGCTTCGACCACGGGCCCCTGTTCCGCGGCCTGAAGGCGGTGTGGCGCCAGGGCGGCACCCTGTTCGCGGAGGTCGAACTGCCCGCCGCCGGCGGCACCGGCCAGGACCGGTTCCGGATCCACCCGGCGCTGCTGCACACCGCGCTGCTCCCGGCCGGCCCGGGCGGGTCCGCCGACGCCTCCCTGCCCGAGGGCCGGCTGCCCCACCGCGCCACCGGCATCCGGCTCGGCTCCGCCCGGCCGGCCGCGCTGCGCGTGCGGCTCGCGCCGGCGGGCGAGAACACGCTGTCCGTGACCCTCGCCGACGACCGCGGCACCCCCGTCGGCGGCATCGCGTCGCTGACCCTGCGCCCCGCGGACGTCGGGCAGCTCACCGCGCTGGGCTTCGACCACCAGGACGCGCTGTTCCGCCTGGACTGGGACCCCGTGTCCGCCCCGGCCGGGACGGCGACGGGCGCCTACGCGGTGCTGGGCACGCCCGCGTTCCCCGCGCCCGGCGCGGCGGTCTTCGCCTCCCTCGGCGAACTCGCCGCCGCCGACGGCCCCGTACCGCCGGTCGTCCTCGCCGCCGTGGACCGCGCGGACCCGGACGGCAAGGACACGCCCGCCGCCGTCGAGCACGTCCTGCACCAGGTGCTGCACCGGACCCGGGACTGGCTGTCCGACGACCGCTTCGCCGAGTCGCGGCTGGTCGTCGTCACCCGGGGCGCGTTCCACGACGGGCAGGTGCCCCGCCCCGACCCGGCGGCAGCCGCCGTCTGGGGGTTCGTGCGCAGCGCTCAGACCGAGAACCCGGGCCGGTTCACGCTCGTGGACACCGACGACCAGCCCGCCTCGTGGGCCCTCCTGCCGGCGGCGGCCACCACCGGAGAGGACCAGCTCAGGATCCGCGCCGGCGCCCTGACCACCCCGCGGCTGGCCCGCGCCGACGGCGGCTCCCGCGCCGGGGACGCGCCCGCCCTCGGCTCCGGGACGGTGCTCGTCACGGGCGGCACCAGCGGCCTGGGCGCCCTGCTCGCCCGGCACCTGGTGGACCGGCACGGCGTGCGCCGGCTGCTGCTGACCAGCAGGCGGGGTCCGGCGGCCCCGGAGGCGGCCGGACTGGCCGCGGAACTGACCGGGGCGGGCGCGCACGTCGACATCGCGGCCTGCGACGTCACCAGCCGGGACTCCGTCGCCGCGCTGCTGGCCGCCGTACCGGACGAACACCCGCTGACGGCGGTGGTCCACTGCGCCGGGGTGCTGGACGACGGGGTCGTCGAGGCGCTGACCGAGGACCGCCTGGACGCGGTCCTCGCCCCGAAGGTGCGCGGTGCCTGGCACCTGCACGAGCTGACCCGGCCGCTGGACCTGTCCGCGTTCGTGCTGTTCTCCTCCGTGGCGAGCGTCCTCGGCACGGCCGGGCAGGCCAACTACGCGGCGGCCAACGCGTTCCTCAACGGCCTCGCGGACGCCCGCCGGGCCGACGGGCTGCCCGCCACCGCCCTGTGCTGGGGCTTCTGGGCGCAGCGCAGCGAGATGAGCGCCGACCTGGACGACACCGACCTCGTGCGCCTGCAACGCCAGGGCGTGCTGCCGATGTCCACGCAGGAGGGGCTCGCGCTGTTCGACGCGGCGGTCTCGGTGGACGGCGAGCCGGTCCTGGTGCCCGCGCGGCTGAACCTCGCGGCGCGGGCCGGCCACCTCGGCTCGCCGCTCCTGCGCGGCCTCACCGGGACGCCCGCCGCTCCGCAGGGCCGGGAGAGCGCCGACGGCTCGCTCGCCCAGACGCTGGCGTCACTGCCGCCGGCCGACGCCGAGGCGGCGCTGCTCGACGCCGTCCGGGCCCAGACCGCGACCGTCCTCGGTCACGCCGACTCCGCGCGCATCGGCCCCTCGGTGGCCTTCAAGGAACTCGGCATCGACTCGCTCACGGCGCTGGAGCTGCGCAACAAACTGGCCGCGGTGACCGGTCTGAAGCTGCCCGCCACGCTCGTGTTCGACCACCCCAGCCCCAGCGGCCTCGCCCGGTTCCTGACCGAGAGGATCGCGCCCGGCGCCGCGGCCGGGCCGCAGTCCCCGGCCACGCACCTGGTCAAGGAGATCGAGGGCCTGGGCGCCCGGCTCCAGGACGCCTTCGCCGAACTCGCGGCGGAGGAGCGGACCACCATTTCCACACTGCTCGGCGAACTGCACGGCCGAGTCCGTTCGTCGGCGAGCGCCGCGGCACCGGCCGGTATCGCCGACCAGATCAGTTCGGCCTCGGCGGGAGAGCTTCTCGCGCTGCTGGACAAGGAACTCGGCTAG